In one Mucilaginibacter ginsenosidivorax genomic region, the following are encoded:
- a CDS encoding glycoside hydrolase family 92 protein: MYLQFNNPGEVITKVGISAVSAEGALKNLDAEVPDFDFKKDPEGSQSYLERRIE, encoded by the coding sequence ATGTACCTGCAGTTTAACAATCCCGGCGAGGTGATTACCAAAGTTGGCATTTCGGCGGTAAGCGCCGAAGGTGCCCTAAAAAACCTTGATGCCGAAGTACCTGATTTCGATTTTAAAAAAGATCCAGAAGGCAGCCAAAGCTACCTGGAACGCCGAATTGAATAA
- a CDS encoding chitobiase/beta-hexosaminidase C-terminal domain-containing protein, producing MANPYIIAPAKSFKDPISIEIKSADQDAGIYYTLDGSTPTANSTPYTKPIAIAGIQPLRQ from the coding sequence GTGGCTAACCCTTATATTATAGCCCCAGCCAAATCCTTCAAAGACCCCATCAGCATCGAAATAAAAAGTGCCGACCAAGATGCCGGGATTTATTACACGTTAGATGGATCAACCCCTACCGCAAACTCAACACCCTACACTAAGCCGATTGCCATTGCCGGGATACAACCGTTAAGGCAATAG